In Gigantopelta aegis isolate Gae_Host chromosome 6, Gae_host_genome, whole genome shotgun sequence, the following are encoded in one genomic region:
- the LOC121374178 gene encoding uncharacterized protein LOC121374178: protein MTNQYQRLYSLSAKFMSPQTFIAWWFSWASNFKVDFRVVCDICKYEPKYLACDGTKIGINFRHASVTPIEIPSTDVKVDPCHRRNETAFIHYKQGDLDIAANIKCREHLLYLSKYHRGLLKDDQKLPWNAQTDRTNLLVETVDRDCREIVKRFSLGEYSNLLQFKLAIVFAVLSSNSSLTSLIPYRYLTLTAFIITSLRNAVDSDCDFVNDLGQFSPELRDIVHFALDNRESFLEVLDFIEYLVLRVKDIHGKNKAPDFAVPQPGTYNPEKYGRAYYFNPTGEQLGHLSKYSMNEHASSKNYDDQPAREEEKCNKNFPQVSRKGTTYLFLWFDPKHYGHCYGYHMIPGSEGRKDPFTSAYLYLEKAPEELFYDFSCQLEEYCLNREPGYWQNTRFWHDVFHWFSHKCPVTYKSRRILSLRKMNTEIYEQFNSFIQRIKYSARAISMGKFNHYLQFMIHQWCIKKKASFQKRCNVAATYLLVFKISHALSVLFCK, encoded by the coding sequence ATGACTAATCAGTATCAGCGCCTGTATTCTTTATCTGCTAAATTTATGTCTCCACAAACGTTTATTGCTTGGTGGTTCTCATGGGCTTCTAATTTCAAAGTAGATTTCAGGGTGGTCTGTGATATCTGCAAATATGAACCTAAATACCTTGCTTGTGATGGAACAAAAATAGGAATTAATTTCCGACATGCTTCAGTTACCCCTATTGAGATTCCTTCCACAGATGTTAAGGTTGATCCCTGTCATAGGAGAAATGAGACAGCTTTTATTCATTATAAGCAAGGAGATTTAGACATTGCTGCAAACATTAAATGCAGGGAACATTTGCTTTATTTGTCCAAATATCACAGGGGTTTACTAAAGGATGATCAGAAGCTGCCATGGAATGCCCAAACGGATAGAACAAACCTACTTGTTGAGACTGTGGATAGGGATTGCAGGGAGATTGTAAAGCGATTTTCTCTAGGAGAATATTCAAACTTGCTTCAGTTCAAATTGGCCATTGTCTTTGCAGTCTTATCCAGCAATTCCTCTCTCACCAGCCTCATTCCTTATCGTTATCTCACTCTGACAGCATTTATTATAACATCTCTGAGAAATGCTGTCGATTCAGATTGTGATTTTGTTAATGATCTTGGACAATTTTCTCCAGAACTTCGAGATATTGTACATTTTGCTTTAGATAATAGAGAATCATTTCTCGAAGTTCTGGAttttattgaatatttggtTTTAAGAGTAAAAGACATTCATGGAAAAAATAAGGCACCAGATTTTGCTGTTCCTCAACCTGGAACTTACAATCCAGAAAAATATGGCAGggcatattattttaatccaaCAGGTGAGCAACTCGGGCACCTTTCCAAATACAGTATGAATGAACACGCTTCCTCAAAAAACTATGATGATCAGCCTGCTAGAGAGGAAGAAAAGTGTAACAAAAATTTTCCTCAGGTCTCGAGGAAGGGCACAACATACTTATTTTTATGGTTTGATCCCAAGCATTATGGACATTGCTATGGATATCACATGATTCCAGGATCTGAAGGCAGGAAAGATCCTTTTACATCTGCATATTTGTATTTGGAGAAGGCACCTGAGGAACTTTTCTATGACTTCAGTTGCCAGCTTGAGGAATATTGTTTGAACAGAGAACCTGGTTATTGGCAAAACACCAGATTTTGGCATGATGTGTTTCATTGGTTTAGCCACAAGTGTCCAGTTACATACAAGTCAAGACGCATTTTGTCACTTAGAAAAATGAACACAGAAATATATGAACAATTCAATTCCTTTATCCAACGAATCAAATATTCTGCTAGAGCCATATCAATGGGTAAATTTAACCACTATTTGCAGTTCATGATACACCAATGGTGCATTAAGAAAAAAGCAAGTTTCCAAAAGAGATGCAATGTTGCTGCAACCTATTTATTAGTGTTTAAGATTTCTCATGCACTGTCAGTTTTGTTCTGTAAATAA